One window of Azospirillum sp. TSA2s genomic DNA carries:
- a CDS encoding D-alanyl-D-alanine carboxypeptidase/D-alanyl-D-alanine-endopeptidase yields the protein MTASQQSDSNPSRPSPRPLLGRRPLLGLFGGVLGALALPGGGAWAAGQSKTTSGLESGSVGYFLFDPDSGRALEERAADTAFIPASVAKLPTVAAALALLGPDHRFATRLLGTGPLEGGVLRGDLILQGGGDPALATEGLLQLLGALGAAGLRRVEGRFLYDTALLPELAEIDSGQPWAAPYNTGVGALSLNYNRALLSWRRGGTPAGPDALTVADAGRLPLDSVTVRPLAAGGGFSLLPDGVDRWLMAPPSSGEAGAAWVPVARPGLAAATLFRRLAADAGIALPAPVVGSVAAGAAALAVLDSLPLAELARGLLRHSNNLSAEVIGLAASSRLEPSRPEPPATTLDRSAGLLQRWLTRQPVGAVNWNGLRLANHSGLGTGSRATPRQMAALLRAGGPALWDLLPGEEDGKALPPGVHAKSGTLAYVKGLAGLLTAASGRRLGFVLFIADPARRAAMDAALDRRVTATPAEARAWAAGAGRLQGEILERWVSTY from the coding sequence TTGACCGCAAGCCAACAATCGGATTCCAACCCGTCCCGGCCGTCGCCCCGGCCATTGCTCGGCCGCCGCCCGCTCCTCGGACTGTTCGGGGGCGTGCTCGGGGCGCTGGCCCTGCCGGGTGGCGGGGCCTGGGCGGCAGGCCAGTCGAAAACCACCAGTGGTTTAGAAAGTGGTTCGGTCGGGTATTTCCTGTTCGATCCCGACAGCGGCCGGGCGCTGGAGGAGCGGGCGGCGGACACCGCCTTCATCCCGGCGTCGGTGGCGAAGCTGCCGACGGTGGCGGCGGCGCTGGCGCTGCTGGGGCCGGACCACCGCTTCGCCACCCGCCTGCTGGGCACCGGGCCGCTGGAGGGCGGGGTGCTGCGCGGCGATCTGATCCTGCAGGGCGGCGGCGATCCGGCCTTGGCGACCGAAGGGCTGCTGCAACTGTTGGGCGCGCTTGGCGCCGCCGGTTTGCGGCGGGTGGAGGGGAGATTCCTGTACGACACCGCGCTGCTGCCCGAACTGGCGGAGATCGATTCCGGACAACCCTGGGCCGCGCCCTACAACACCGGGGTCGGGGCGCTGTCGCTGAACTACAACCGGGCCCTGCTGAGCTGGCGGCGCGGCGGCACTCCTGCCGGACCGGACGCGCTGACGGTGGCCGATGCCGGGCGGCTGCCGCTGGACAGCGTCACGGTCCGGCCGTTGGCCGCCGGCGGAGGCTTTTCGCTGCTGCCGGACGGGGTGGATCGCTGGCTGATGGCGCCGCCCTCCTCCGGCGAGGCGGGGGCCGCCTGGGTGCCGGTGGCACGGCCGGGGCTGGCCGCCGCCACGCTGTTCCGCCGGCTGGCCGCCGATGCCGGCATCGCCCTGCCGGCGCCCGTCGTCGGAAGCGTAGCGGCTGGGGCGGCGGCTCTGGCGGTGCTGGACAGCCTGCCGCTGGCGGAACTGGCGCGCGGCCTGCTGCGCCATTCCAACAATTTGTCGGCCGAGGTGATCGGGCTGGCGGCGTCGAGCCGGCTGGAGCCGTCCCGGCCCGAGCCGCCCGCCACCACCCTGGACCGGTCGGCGGGGCTGCTGCAGCGCTGGCTGACGCGGCAGCCGGTCGGAGCGGTGAACTGGAACGGTCTGCGGCTGGCCAACCATTCCGGGCTGGGCACCGGGTCGCGCGCCACGCCGCGGCAGATGGCGGCGCTGCTGCGGGCCGGCGGACCCGCCCTGTGGGACCTGCTGCCGGGGGAGGAGGACGGCAAGGCGCTGCCCCCCGGCGTCCATGCCAAATCGGGCACGCTGGCCTACGTCAAGGGGCTGGCCGGGCTGCTGACGGCGGCCAGCGGCCGGAGGCTGGGCTTCGTCCTGTTCATCGCCGACCCCGCCCGCCGCGCGGCGATGGATGCCGCGCTCGACCGCCGGGTGACCGCGACACCTGCGGAGGCGCGGGCCTGGGCCGCCGGTGCCGGCCGGTTGCAGGGCGAGATTCTGGAGCGGTGGGTTTCCACCTATTGA
- a CDS encoding chemotaxis protein, giving the protein MMTDRSCTSTARNVLRRRLERQDVAANRYHDRRLGAEVVNIVVGGCVVTDDPNVVITTTLGSCVAACLYDPVAEIGGMNHFLLPDAGSDTLSLSSRYGATAMEQLINRLLKVTGRRDRLRAKLFGGANVNLTTLRTANIGQRNVEFVMEYLATEGIPTVSWDVGGASPRAVRFFPTTGRSQRRLIGDETLHDIARNESSYIEHLRKSRIEGDVELF; this is encoded by the coding sequence ATGATGACAGACCGTTCCTGCACCTCTACCGCGCGCAACGTCCTGCGCCGCCGGCTGGAACGTCAGGACGTCGCCGCCAACCGCTATCACGACCGGCGGCTGGGGGCGGAGGTCGTCAACATCGTCGTCGGCGGCTGCGTCGTCACCGACGACCCGAACGTCGTCATCACCACCACGCTGGGCTCCTGCGTCGCCGCCTGCCTGTATGATCCGGTGGCGGAGATCGGCGGGATGAACCATTTCCTGCTGCCCGACGCCGGGAGCGACACGCTGTCGCTGTCCTCGCGCTACGGCGCCACGGCGATGGAGCAACTGATCAACCGGCTGCTGAAGGTCACCGGCCGGCGCGACCGGCTGCGCGCCAAGCTGTTCGGCGGGGCGAACGTCAACCTGACCACGCTGCGCACCGCCAACATCGGCCAGCGCAACGTCGAATTCGTGATGGAGTATCTGGCGACGGAGGGCATTCCCACCGTCAGCTGGGACGTCGGCGGCGCCAGCCCGCGCGCCGTGCGCTTCTTCCCCACCACGGGGCGCAGCCAGCGCCGGCTGATCGGCGACGAGACGCTGCACGACATCGCCCGCAACGAATCGTCCTACATCGAGCATCTGCGCAAGTCGCGGATCGAAGGCGACGTCGAGCTGTTCTGA